A window of Trichoderma atroviride chromosome 3, complete sequence contains these coding sequences:
- a CDS encoding uncharacterized protein (EggNog:ENOG41~TransMembrane:1 (o227-252i)) gives MSLSEIRNVVLLFSNPVWGGATTVPTTIIRNITALSSQIAYEERIDSNITTLTTTNADTLNGVIQGLLYVPEITRMPSCDAQQYDFIPRNVTRRSNLPPTNYNLIALAPWFSIDCTVAYLASARSDPIRAFIFYKPNNSSNKPQDVDSPVWNLDDDGAWRNQNQYPVFAVSGLEGQKMMTQLSYYSGTVDQIPHGQEIAQLYGPNPKDYVRIWTELTMKNPANIPALWIFFLIVISALLAIIGGISLTMHLIQRRRRHSLRRRVESGEVDLEAMGIKRLTVPYTHVKSFPLFTYNQDPDLLDSPPTPSSPGPRGKTRRSRRHDRVAPSDVISPSEQSVRSTRSVRSKRSSITGSDTTATNFQPNCHICLDRFEHRVTIIKELTCGHIFHPDCIEEYLLENSSLCPMCKYCLLPRGYCPPITNGMVRRERALRKLRGRVDLDASSLESGENKFKGWTKKIFHLQHNAAPPNVPLTPIKGNKPDRDASGKKISTSTEQPVAETEAARAIPLTPSGTTIMEISESEEDAVGETTATVTQNPAPTTRTKTRKPQPRALRLLPTAPEGVELVVAQRAGGHSPSSFARERMREIASQNAPFEDPDLRRPKWRRVVSSVFPGFT, from the exons ATGT CGCTCTCCGAGATTCGAAATGTCGT GCTTCTCTTCAGTAATCCGGTCTGGGGTGGTGCTACAACCGTGCCCACCACCATTATCAGAAACATCACAGCGCTCTCC AGTCAGATAGCATACGAGGAGCGCATCGATAGCAACATTACCACGTTAACGACGACCAATGCCGACACCCTCAATGGGGTCATACAAGGCCTATTATACGTTCCCGAAATAACCCGCATGCCCTCCTGCGACGCCCAGCAGTACGACTTTATCCCCAGGAATGTTACTCGCCGCTCCAACCTCCCTCCCACAAACTACAATCTCATAGCTCTTGCTCCCTGGTTCAGCATAGACTGCACTGTAGCCTACCTCGCATCCGCCCGCTCCGATCCCATCCGTGCCTTTATTTTTTACAAGCCAAACAATTCGTCAAACAAACCCCAGGACGTCGACTCCCCCGTCTGGAAcctcgacgatgatggcgcgTGGAGGAATCAAAACCAGTATCCCGTCTTTGCCGTCTCGGGTCTCGAGGGCCAGAAAATGATGACTCAACTCAGCTACTACTCGGGGACCGTTGACCAGATACCCCATGGCCAGGAGATTGCGCAACTCTACGGACCTAATCCGAAAGATTACGTTCGAATATGGACCGAGCTGACCATGAAGAACCCCGCCAATATTCCCGCTCTGTGGATATttttcctcatcgtcatcagtgCTTTGCTGGCCATCATCGGTGGAATTTCGCTCACCATGCATCTGATTCAGAGGCGACGCCGCCACTCGCTGAGACGTCGCGTTGAATCCGGCGAGGTTGATCTGGAAGCGATGGGTATAAAGCGGTTGACCGTACCGTACACACACGTCAAGTCGTTCCCGCTCTTCACCTATAACCAAGACCCGGATTTGCTCGACAGCCCGCCAACGCCCTCGTCCCCCGGCCCTCGCGGGAAAACGAGGAGAAGCCGCAGACATGACCGAGTCGCTCCTAGTGATGTTATATCTCCCAGTGAGCAGAGCGTTCGCAGCACACGGAGCGTGCGAAGCAAGAGGTCGAGTATAACAGGGTCCGATACTACCGCCACCAACTTCCAGCCCAATTGCCACATATGTCTAGATCGCTTTGAACATCGTGTTACCATCATCAAAGAACTCACTTGCGGCCACATATTTCATCCCGACTGCATAGAAGAATACCTTCTCGAAAACAGCTCATTATGCCCAATGTGCAAGTACTGCTTGCTGCCTCGCGGATACTGCCCTCCCATCACCAACGGAATGGTTCGTCGCGAACGTGCCCTACGGAAACTGCGAGGAAGAGTTGACTTGGACGCTTCCTCTCTGGAATCTGGCGAGAACAAATTCAAGGGCTGGACAAAGAAAATATTCCACTTGCAGCACAACGCAGCTCCGCCCAATGTCCCTCTGACGCCGATCAAGGGCAATAAGCCTGATAGAGATGCTTCTGGGAAGAAAATATCCACATCTACAGAGCAGCCTGTTGCGGAAACTGAAGCTGCTAGAGCAATACCATTAACGCCGTCTGGAACGACCATTATGGAAATATCCGAATCCGAAGAGGATGCAGTCGGAGAGACAACAGCCACTGTAACGCAGAATCCGGCGCCGACAACTCGGACAAAGACCCGCAAGCCTCAACCTCGCGCTTTGAGATTGTTGCCCACGGCTCCAGAGGGCGTTGAGCTGGTAGTGGCACAGCGTGCCGGAGGACACAGCCCTTCGTCGTTTGCACGAGAGCGTATGCGGGAGATTGCAAGCCAGAATGCGCCATTCGAGGACCCGGACTTGAGGCGCCCCAAAT GGCGACGCGTCGTTTCGAGTGTCTTTCCTGGATTCACATGA